The proteins below come from a single Aegilops tauschii subsp. strangulata cultivar AL8/78 chromosome 6, Aet v6.0, whole genome shotgun sequence genomic window:
- the LOC120966681 gene encoding uncharacterized protein isoform X1, giving the protein MDSLMPPPAPQPWNTEDDCLPPNNALCRHDEGQHVQNCDWISTMPDDILIEILSLMTISEAAMTGFLSTRWRHVWKKIDHLILDSYAFGMQELEKSRNHENPLLWNDVATKFVNKVNGLLHSRYASTEKLFLDLDNKCCKEGCMICAKGVNAASEPYEFLLGHFFMVYRVLQHATRFAGLTTVILILMKPWKEDISSVAYLLKSAALIEYFGLHGCCKLQQHTQLNIPWPEDFILSRLYTIIIGGFSGEFELMELVYFLLRSTPALDVFRIDTRAMEPWLVRANEDKLQDDTRRHYARDMAYAHLVPKVPSTAKFHII; this is encoded by the exons ATGGACTCCCTCatgccgccgccggcgccgcaaCCGTGGAACACCGAAG ATGATTGTTTGCCACCAAATAATGCGTTGTGTAGGCATGATGAAGGGCAGCATGTCCAG AATTGTGATTGGATCAGCACAATGCCAGATGATATTTTAATTGAAATTCTTTCCCTAATGACAATAAGTGAGGCAGCAATGACTGGTTTCCTTTCCACCAGATGGAGGCATGTCTGGAAAAAAATTGACCATCTCATCCTTGATTCCTACGCTTTTGGGATGCAAGAGTTAGAAAAGTCACGTAACCATGAAAATCCTCTTTTGTGGAATGATGTAGCTACAAAGTTTGTTAACAAAGTAAATGGGCTTTTGCACAGTCGTTATG CCTCTACAGAAAAGCTCTTCCTTGACCTGGATAACAAGTGTTGCAAGGAAGGTTGTATGATTTGTGCGAAAGGTGTGAATGCTGCTTCAGAGCCATATGAATTCCTCTTGGGGCATTTTTTTATG GTATACCGTGTGTTGCAGCATGCTACAAGGTTTGCTGGTTTGACAACAGTTATATTGATTCTCATGAAACCTTGGAAAGAGGACATTTCCTCAGTGGCTTATCTCCTCAAATCAGCTGCTTTAATAGAATATTTTGGTCTACAT GGTTGTTGCAAGCTTCAACAACATACTCAGTTGAACATCCCATGGCCCGAGGATTTTATACTTTCAAGACTCTACACTATTATAATTGGTGGGTTTAGTGGGGAATTCGAACTCATGGAACTAGTGTACTTTCTACTACGGAGTACACCGGCGTTAGATGTATTCAGAATCGATACACGTGCCATGGAGCCATGGTTGGTCAGAGCGAACGAGGATAAGTTGCAAGATGACACGAGACGTCATTATGCAAGAGATATGGCTTACGCACACTTGGTTCCCAAGGTCCCATCCACCGCGAAGTTCCATATTATATGA
- the LOC120966681 gene encoding uncharacterized protein isoform X3: MDSLMPPPAPQPWNTEDDCLPPNNALCRHDEGQHVQVYRVLQHATRFAGLTTVILILMKPWKEDISSVAYLLKSAALIEYFGLHGCCKLQQHTQLNIPWPEDFILSRLYTIIIGGFSGEFELMELVYFLLRSTPALDVFRIDTRAMEPWLVRANEDKLQDDTRRHYARDMAYAHLVPKVPSTAKFHII, translated from the exons ATGGACTCCCTCatgccgccgccggcgccgcaaCCGTGGAACACCGAAG ATGATTGTTTGCCACCAAATAATGCGTTGTGTAGGCATGATGAAGGGCAGCATGTCCAG GTATACCGTGTGTTGCAGCATGCTACAAGGTTTGCTGGTTTGACAACAGTTATATTGATTCTCATGAAACCTTGGAAAGAGGACATTTCCTCAGTGGCTTATCTCCTCAAATCAGCTGCTTTAATAGAATATTTTGGTCTACAT GGTTGTTGCAAGCTTCAACAACATACTCAGTTGAACATCCCATGGCCCGAGGATTTTATACTTTCAAGACTCTACACTATTATAATTGGTGGGTTTAGTGGGGAATTCGAACTCATGGAACTAGTGTACTTTCTACTACGGAGTACACCGGCGTTAGATGTATTCAGAATCGATACACGTGCCATGGAGCCATGGTTGGTCAGAGCGAACGAGGATAAGTTGCAAGATGACACGAGACGTCATTATGCAAGAGATATGGCTTACGCACACTTGGTTCCCAAGGTCCCATCCACCGCGAAGTTCCATATTATATGA
- the LOC120966681 gene encoding uncharacterized protein isoform X2 produces the protein MDSLMPPPAPQPWNTEDDCLPPNNALCRHDEGQHVQNCDWISTMPDDILIEILSLMTISEAAMTGFLSTRWRHVWKKIDHLILDSYAFGMQELEKSRNHENPLLWNDVATKFVNKVNGLLHSRYASTEKLFLDLDNKCCKEGCMICAKGIPCVAACYKVCWFDNSYIDSHETLERGHFLSGLSPQISCFNRIFWSTWLLQASTTYSVEHPMARGFYTFKTLHYYNWWV, from the exons ATGGACTCCCTCatgccgccgccggcgccgcaaCCGTGGAACACCGAAG ATGATTGTTTGCCACCAAATAATGCGTTGTGTAGGCATGATGAAGGGCAGCATGTCCAG AATTGTGATTGGATCAGCACAATGCCAGATGATATTTTAATTGAAATTCTTTCCCTAATGACAATAAGTGAGGCAGCAATGACTGGTTTCCTTTCCACCAGATGGAGGCATGTCTGGAAAAAAATTGACCATCTCATCCTTGATTCCTACGCTTTTGGGATGCAAGAGTTAGAAAAGTCACGTAACCATGAAAATCCTCTTTTGTGGAATGATGTAGCTACAAAGTTTGTTAACAAAGTAAATGGGCTTTTGCACAGTCGTTATG CCTCTACAGAAAAGCTCTTCCTTGACCTGGATAACAAGTGTTGCAAGGAAGGTTGTATGATTTGTGCGAAAG GTATACCGTGTGTTGCAGCATGCTACAAGGTTTGCTGGTTTGACAACAGTTATATTGATTCTCATGAAACCTTGGAAAGAGGACATTTCCTCAGTGGCTTATCTCCTCAAATCAGCTGCTTTAATAGAATATTTTGGTCTACAT GGTTGTTGCAAGCTTCAACAACATACTCAGTTGAACATCCCATGGCCCGAGGATTTTATACTTTCAAGACTCTACACTATTATAATTGGTGGGTTTAG
- the LOC109748858 gene encoding LOW QUALITY PROTEIN: tubulin-folding cofactor A-like (The sequence of the model RefSeq protein was modified relative to this genomic sequence to represent the inferred CDS: inserted 2 bases in 1 codon; substituted 1 base at 1 genomic stop codon): MAATLRSLGTKTRTCRRAMRXSYEEXVEKESANTAAMKERGADPCDLKQQENVLAESRMMIPDCHKRLEATLAELEATLAELKESEEQGVEIGEAETVITEVETVSEQFEDKLTSQERRCVEVLASILIKYLP; this comes from the exons ATGGCGGCAACTCTGAGGAGCCTCGGGACCAAGACGAGGACTTGCAGGAGGGCCATGAG GTCGTACGAGGAGTAGGTGGAGAAGGAGTCGGCTAACACCGCAGCCATGAAAGAGAGAGGCGCAGATCCCTGCGATCTCAAGCAG CAGGAGAATGTCTTGGCTGAGTCAAGGATGATGATCCCAGACTGCCATAAGCGTCTTGAAGCCACACTGGCAGAACTGGAAGCAACTCTG GCTGAATTGAAGGAGTCAGAAGAGCAAGGTGTCGAGATAGGAGAGGCGGAGACCGTGATCACAGAAGTTGAAACTGTATCCGAGCAATTCGAAGATAAACTCACTAGTCAAGAGCGCCGGTGTGTTGAAGTTTTAGCAAGCATCTTGATAAAATACTTGCCCTGA